The following proteins come from a genomic window of Acinonyx jubatus isolate Ajub_Pintada_27869175 chromosome C1, VMU_Ajub_asm_v1.0, whole genome shotgun sequence:
- the NPPB gene encoding natriuretic peptides B: MDPKTALLRALLLLLFLRLSPLGGRSHPLGGPGPASEASAIQELLDGLRDTVSELQEAQMALGPLQQGHSPAESWEAQEEPPARVLAPRDNVLRALRRLGSSKMMRDSRCFGRRLDRIGSLSGLGCNVLRRH; encoded by the exons ATGGACCCCAAGACGGCGCTGCTCCgggccctcctgctcctcctgtTCTTGCGCCTGTCGCCACTAGGAGGTCGCTCCCACCCGCTgggcggccccggccccgcctcgGAAGCGTCCGCAATACAG GAGCTGCTGGACGGTCTGCGGGACACAGTTTCAGAGCTGCAGGAAGCCCAGATGGCCCTGGGACCCCTCCAGCAGGGCCACAGCCCCGCAGAATcctgggaggcccaggaggaACCCCCTGCGCGGGTCCTTGCGCCCCGTGACAATGTCCTCCGGGCCCTGAGACGACTAGGCAGTTCCAAGATGATGCGTGATTCAAGGTGCTTTGGCCGGAGGCTGGACCGGATTGGCTCCCTCAGTGGCCTGGGCTGCAATG TGCTGAGAAGGCATTAA